Proteins encoded in a region of the Vitis riparia cultivar Riparia Gloire de Montpellier isolate 1030 chromosome 7, EGFV_Vit.rip_1.0, whole genome shotgun sequence genome:
- the LOC117919347 gene encoding LOW QUALITY PROTEIN: 3-ketoacyl-CoA thiolase 2, peroxisomal-like (The sequence of the model RefSeq protein was modified relative to this genomic sequence to represent the inferred CDS: deleted 1 base in 1 codon), translating to MEKAINRQRVLLEHLRPSSSSPSPSPINESSLSASICLAGNRATNPVDSGDDIVVVAACRTAICKAKRGGFKDTLPDDILAPVLKALIEKTNVDPSEVGDIVVGTVLAPGSQRAIECRMAAFYAGFPDTVPIRTVNRQCSSGLQAVVDVAAAIRAGLYDIGIGAGLESMTTDNIAGVTTVNPKVDIFAQARDCLLPMGLTSENVAKRYGVTRQEQDQAAVESHRRAAAASAAGKFKEEIIPVSTKIVDPKTGEVKPVIISVDDGIRPDTNMKSLAKLKPAFAKDGSTTAGNASQVSDGAGGALLMKRSLAMKRGLPILGLFRSFAAVGVEPGVMGVGPAVAIPIAAKNAGLEVADIDLFEINEAFASQYVYCCKKLDLDPKKVNVNGGALALGHPLGATGARCVSTLLYEMKRRGKDCRYGVISMCIGSGMGAAAVFERGDSTDEVCNAQMAKHNNLLSMDAQKKFRSGYDVSENRNKRYYNSITIGPVWSCQTGSFAEIDPLQFDS from the exons ATGGAGAAAGCTATCAACAGACAGAGAGTTCTTCTCGAACATCTTcgtccctcttcttcttctccttctccttctccaaTCAATGAATCTTCTCTCTCT GCTTCAATTTGTTTGGCTGGCAATAGAGCTACAAATCCAGTTGATTCTGGAGATGATATTGTGGTGGTGGC TGCCTGTCGTACCGCCATTTGCAAAGCCAAACGTGGGGGTTTCAAGGATACCCTTCCCGATGATATACTTGCCCCTGTTCTGAAG GCATTGATAGAGAAGACAAATGTGGACCCAAGTGAGGTAGGGGACATCGTTGTTGGTACAGTTTTGGCACCAGGTTCACAAAGAGCAATTGAGTGTAGAATGGCAGCCTTTTATGCAGGCTTTCCTG ACACTGTACCAATCAGAACTGTCAATAGGCAATGTTCATCTGGTCTTCAAGCGGTTGTTGATGTAGCTGCAGCCATAAGAGCAGGATTGTATGACATTG GAATTGGGGCTGGATTAGAATCCATGACAACAGATAACATTGCTGGAGTTACCACAGTTAACCCAAAA GTAGATATTTTTGCACAAGCCCGAGATTGTCTTCTTCCCATGGGTCTTACTTCTGAAAATGTTGCAAAACGTTATGGGGTGACAAGGCAAGAGCAAGATCAGGCTGCT gTCGAATCTCATAGGCGTGCAGCTGCTGCAAGTGCAGCTGGTAAATTCAAAGAAGAAATAATTCCAGTTTCTACTAAG ATTGTGGATCCAAAAACTGGAGAGGTGAAGCCTGTTATAATTTCTGTGGATGACGGCATTCGGCCTGATACAAATATGAAATCACTAGCAAAGCTGAAGCCTGCATTTGCAAAGGATGGGTCCACAACTGCTG GGAATGCTAGCCAGGTGAGTGATGGTGCTGGAGGAGCCCTCCTCATGAAGAGAAGTCTGGCTATGAAGAGGGGTCTTCCTATCCTGGGGTTGTTCAG GAGTTTTGCTGCTGTGGGTGTGGAGCCTGGTGTCATGGGCGTAGGTCCAGCTGTTGCAATCCCAATTGCTGCAAAAAATGCTGGTCTTGAGGTTGCTGACATTGACCTGTTTGAAATAAATGAG GCATTTGCATCCCAATATGTATACTGCTGTAAGAAACTGGATCTTGATCCTAAAAAGGTCAATGTTAATGGAGGTGCTTTGGCTCTTGGGCATCCCCTGGGTGCTACAg GTGCTCGCTGTGTTTCAACACTGTTGTATGAGATGAAGCGCCGTGGCAAGGACTGCCGGTATGGTGTGATTTCCATGTGCATAG GCTCGGGCATGGGGGCTGCTGCTGTTTTCGAAAGAGGCGATTCT ACTGATGAGGTATGCAATGCCCAAATGGCAAAACATAACAATCTCTTGTCAATGGATGCCCAGAAGAAATTTCGATCTGGCTATGATGTTTCTGAAAACAGAAATAAACGGTATTACAATAGTATTACAATTGGACCAGTATGGAGCTGTCAAACTGGTTCATTTGCGGAGATTGACCCGCTGCAGTTCGATAGTTAG